From Salvia splendens isolate huo1 chromosome 16, SspV2, whole genome shotgun sequence, a single genomic window includes:
- the LOC121772623 gene encoding uncharacterized protein LOC121772623, translating into MLYDEWDKLLETRFVKKDDLITSGETITFGSYLVDLGELCQGHRPTSILKSQDQGGKFGETSSSCYYNSQNRKPMVGKRKGRVINISPSQKMIREFKKSEVNKFGSSPNCMDMTTLTTKEWQVLYTSQITQKAKKYHDGFLQLIIRGSQGRQVKLYDTNRRHLDGRFLKKDEKICSGESLVLDGH; encoded by the exons ATGCTGTATGATGAGTGGGACAAGCTCTTGGAGACTAGGTTTGTGAAGAAAGATGATCTCATCACATCTGGTGAAACTATCACATTTGGTTCTTACCTTGTTGATCTTGGTGAGCTATGTCAAGGCCATCGACCTACATCTATTTTGAAATCTCAAGATCAGGGTGGGAAATTTGGAGAAACATCCAGTTCATGTTACTACAACTCCCAAA ATAGGAAGCCTATGGTTGGGAAAAGAAAAGGACGAGTCATTAACATAAGCCCATCTCAGAAAATGATCAGAG AGTTCAAGAAAAGTGAGGTGAATAAGTTTGGTTCCTCTCCAAATTGTATGGATATGACAACACTCACCACAAAAG AATGGCAGGTCTTGTACACGTCACAAATAACACAAAAGGCAAAGAAATATCATGATGGCTTTCTACAGCTTATAATTCGTGGATCACAAGGAAGACAG GTTAAGCTCTACGATACAAACAGGAGACACTTAGATGGCAGGTTTCTgaaaaaggatgaaaaaattTGCTCCGGTGAATCACTAGTTTTGGATGGTCATTGA
- the LOC121772624 gene encoding uncharacterized protein LOC121772624: protein MIKVIKSEPTEVKIKTEKSEIPENGRVPPARSSSFHLRPQTVNFVSPVYDARSSSMKSHEEAAAAVNADSQKEVIDLTRTYNNQEQEKFFPCEEVVVGSNAALKNGLSSRKSAEKHKKGSSSRCNNDLKEASLKIKDMDEIPSFDLGF from the exons ATGATTAAGGTTATAAAATCTGAACCTACTGAAGTCAAGATAAAAACTGAAAAGAGTGAAATTCCTGAAAATGGAAGAGTACCTCCAGCTAGATCTTCTAGCTTTCATCTCAG ACCACAAACAGTGAACTTTGTATCTCCTGTCTATGATGCACGTTCTTCATCTATGAAGTCTCATGAAGAAGCCGCTGCTGCAGTGAATGCTGATAGCCAAAAGGAAGTCATAGATCTCACCAGAACATACAATAATCAAGAACAAGAAAAATTTTTCCCATGTGAAG AGGTTGTAGTTGGATCAAATGCTGCACTAAAAAATGGTTTGAGCTCCAGGAAATCAGCTGAG AAACACAAGAAGGGAAGCAGTTCTAGATGCAATAATGATCTAAAAGAGGCAAGTCTCAAGATAAAGGATATGGATGAGATCCCGAGTTTTGATCTTGGATTTTGA
- the LOC121772622 gene encoding protein ABIL2-like, which yields MGSISTPQKASNYDEIFMQRSLQFAESLKDLKVLKNQLYSAAEYFESSYDKDDHQILVMESSKDYVTKAVVSTVDHLGSIADKLNKFLDEKANEFSATSIRFSCIQQKLSTFQGFTDLRGISQHSLMVEAPKHHKQYIVPESSEIGKSKLMYGDQALHPRYDMNHTKQDTPSAKAFQAARLKHQPPLSRKGHPSVSLDEPSQNPAHFSFTRAMSKKETGKRSVSPLSFPLKRSGSAAKRSVSPTPLYSNQQMQWQRPTEPRRAMSVSRIGDTKREGQMIESYTKRSKNLFRALLSAHRSTKENHKLQTMYR from the exons ATGGGTTCAATTAGTACCCCTCAAAAGGCTTCCAACTATGATGAAATCTTCATGCAACGTAGTTTGCAGTTTGCAGAGAGCTTGAAG GATCTCAAAGTTTTAAAGAATCAGCTGTATTCAGCAGCAGAGTATTTTGAGTCATCTTATGACAAAGATGATCACCAAATACT TGTGATGGAATCGTCGAAAGATTATGTCACGAAAGCTGTGGTGAGCACGGTCGACCATTTGGGGTCCATAGCTGATAAGCTCAACAAATTCTTGGATGAGAAGGCTAATGAATTCTCTGCCACAAGTATTAGATTTTCTTGCATTCAACAG AAACTTAGCACATTTCAAGGATTCACTGACTTGAGAGGCATATCGCAACACTCGTTGATGGTAGAAGCTCCCAAGCACCATAAGCAGTACATTGTTCCAG AGTCTTCCGAAATTGGGAAATCGAAGTTGATGTATGGAGATCAAGCCTTGCATCCCCGGTATGATATGAATCATACCAAGCAAG ATACTCCATCTGCTAAAGCTTTTCAAGCAGCTCGACTAAAGCATCAGCCACCGTTATCAAG AAAAGGACACCCGAGTGTTTCTTTAGACGAACCGTCTCAAAATCCTGCCCACTTTTCTTTCACGCGAGCCATGTCTAAGAAAGAAACTG GGAAGCGTTCAGTTTCACCACTTAGTTTTCCTCTCAAGAGGTCCGGATCTGCTGCTAAGAGATCAGTCTCGCCTACCCCGTTGTACAGTAATCAACAG ATGCAATGGCAGAGACCAACAGAGCCACGAAGAGCTATGTCAGTGAGCAGAATAGGCGACACGAAGAGGGAAGGACAGATGATAGAGTCGTATACCAAAAGAAGTAAGAATCTGTTCAGAGCTTTGCTTAGTGCTCATCGGTCAACAAAGGAGAATCATAAGCTCCAAACAatgtatagatag